The DNA sequence TGATGGGTTAATTGTTGTTTCCCCCGGTGGATATtacttatttattaatttatttatttattcaaaacagaaatcataccctttttatttattcttttattagcTGCTCagaatttttcttttcatcataTGGTAAAATAACTCTTGGTATGTGCTTGTATTTTTATTGTTAGGGTTTAGCTAAGGGCACATGTTAAGTTTACAAATTAAGAAAGTTcttattgaaaatattaaaaatttaagttttcaatgcatttgttttgtatttattattattattattattattattattattattattattattattattattattattattcacgATGTTCTGTAACTTGTGCAAACATTTATATTGCAGAAAGGAGGCAGGCTGAGGCAGCTCGCATAAGAGAGAAGTATCCTGATAGAATTCCAGTAATGACCGCTCTACTGTGTGCATCAATCATTGTAATCTCATTTCTTGATTATTAATTTGGCTTATTGTTTTGGTGTAGGTAATTGTTGAAAGGGCAGAGAAGAGTGATGTTCCTGAAATTGATAAGAAAAAGTTAGTTTTTTTATTACCTTTGATGATAAGtgcaattttaatttctttacaGTTTATTAAACTCAATTACTTTGAATGTCAAACACCTTCTAcgtcaaaatttgaaaaatatatgcaCTTTTGGAAACTAGCTTTTTACTTGTGTTTCTTTGGGGTTTGGCTGGAACCTGTATAAGTTGCGGGTTTCACGGTTTCTGCCCCTTGTGGCCTTAAACTAAAATTTTCTTGAAGTAGCACACCTTTTGACTCATTTTTTAAAATGGTATAATGTGCTGTACGATAAGATAGCACGCTGATTGGAACATTGGTCTGAATATTTGATTATGTTCTGTGGATTCTGTTTCTGATTTCTTTCATTGTCTTTTTCCCTCATTCTTCATGGTAAATATTAATACCTCTTGGATGACTGTAGGTATCTGGTTCCTGCTGATCTGACTGTCGGACAGTTTGTTTATGTGGTGCGGAAGAGAATCAAGCTGAGTCCAGAAAAGGCTATCTTCATTTTTGTGAAGAACATTTTGCCACCAACTGGTAATATATATTGCTTTTTGGGTGTATGTGATAGTATATGTAGACTTGTTATTGACTTATTTCCAATGGGTAAACCATATTTATTTTGTTCAATTAAGATTTTTAATAACAAATAAAGTTGTGTACATAACACATACTTTGCAATGATACAAAGGGAAGACCCGTGCACAAGCAATCTGTGGTAACACAGGATTTGGGATAGGGCCACACCCATGTAGGTAATTTAACTTGATATTTACATCTGTGGTTGATTCCACATCTTAAATCTGTAACTTTGAGATCCCACAGAGAAAACTCAGCCATTGTTCCAAGACTCCCCAGTCACATACATTGTAATGATATCTTTTTGTAATTCCAAAACGCTATTGAACAGTTTAAATAACTGAAAATAAGCTTATTTCATGTTAGTAATAAACTATAAATGAGGCCAGTGTAAGTTGGTCAATTAAAGGGGGTAGATGAGAGTAGTTTGCCCCATTTTCAATGGTTATTCTTATTGGTTTTATCATCTTAGCCGTGATTTTCTGTTTGTGCAGCGGCTATTATGTCTGCGATTTATGAGGAAAATAAGGATGAAGATGGATTCTTGTACATGACTTACAGTGGGGAAAATACATTTGGTGTGATAATCTGAAATCAACTAATGGAGAGAGGCAAACCATGTGAATAGAACTTCCTAAAAAGTCGCCCAATGTGAAGGAGGTGGCATAATTGTAAATTCTCTGGGTTGAATCGTTTCATGTAAAGTTTTATTATTAAACTTAATTTGGTGATAATGGTATGTGTACTCCAGCTTATTTGAAAAACTGCCTTATGATTATGCCTTCTAGCTTGCAATAGTTGAAGGTTTCATTTGGAGAAAAGAATGAAATTTCATAGCCtagaagtaaaaaaaaaaatgaaaagcaatTTCTTTGTTTAGAACTAAAACCCGatctttgtttttttatttatttaatttgaatgtgttgatactataaaaaaaaagtttacaCTATTTGATATATTGATAGGATTATGGAAAGGGATtctcttaaatatttttttcaattgatgTGGTTGTAAAGtgtgattttttattatacattttttaagtgagattaaaataaaacatgtaaaaagatattaaatgataaaactataaaagattatatttaatattaaaaaatttagaggAATTATTTCAAGCTTCAAGGGAATTAAAATAAGGGCATTTTTTGGTTAAGAGTAAAGCCGAATGAAAAGTGAAAATTGTAACtaaattcgaaaaaaaatattttttatttttttaattttttttattttaaaacaaatcaTTTTAATTCTAAACTCAATCTCTCTTTCTCACCACATAAACTTTTGGTTTGGATACGTTTTTGCTGAAACATTTAACCCACCAAAATTATATATGTTTTGATTAATAGATCAAATCGGTTTAAATTTTAAGTCTAAAAATGAATTAAATGGATTAAGTCAATTAATATACCAGAGATAACTTTTATCAATTATCATACACACATCCATGCATAgtaatatatatacacacactaaaaatgaaagaaagaaaacaaacaaaagaaaagggtAAATTAATTGACTGGATTTATATCTAAGCTAACAAGATGATGAAGTTCATTCCAAGGCTAAAATCATTCTTTATATTGTACTACTTTCGAGGTAGTTTTTCTGGTTATACCATCATCAACACAGTTGGCACTTATCTAAATCAAACTAATGTTGCTTTTTAAGCAATTCTAACTTATAGTCTCTTAAATCGACGCACTAAGTCCCTTTTTATAATGATAATGGTATTAGTATTCtgtcttgtgtgcattattaaAAATGCTTCTAAATAATCTGTTTCACATGGTGTCTCACAAAAACTCCAATTTCAAACAAGAATCAAACCCCTCCAAATAACATGGAACTCCGCATGCAGAACACTAACTTCTGTCTAACTTTCTACGTGCTACCTTTCAATCAATTTTCATTCGAGTTGCAAAAAACATAACCAAAAAtaatcatcaacaattcaacatAATTTTCATCTATGAGAAGATAGGAATCATAGTTTTGTGGGAAATTTGTACATTATCAAATGTGTGAGTAAATGATCCAATCGACCAATCGTAGCACGAATCCTTTGTTAGAAGATTTAAGTTTCATAGAGTTCTGTTAGCAATCGAAGATTTGAATGTTCTACATCAACAACTGCTTGTAACAACTACATCAATATTGGACACCTATGAAGCAGGGATATCGAATCCTGGCGACacattagttttaattttttatgaaatgcGGGACATGGTATAATATAAAGTATCGGTGAAAACTGAAAagtattattttgataaattataataatatcttaattttttattgatattaaggtataaattattttttaaatgctTTTAATGTTGAGGAGGCcagattttaataaaagtactggcctcctatactttttctttaatgttttaaattatataaattattcaagataattttgttttaataaataataatatatattatttctaaactTATTTCAATAATATAGGTAAGAACAAAGTTGGATACGTTAATATCTGATAGTATTTAAGTGTATCTAAACTTGTGAAGTACGGATACTTTACTGAGTTGTCGTATGTCCGTGTCCACATGTTGGACACATTTCAAACACGATATTCATCT is a window from the Arachis stenosperma cultivar V10309 chromosome 3, arast.V10309.gnm1.PFL2, whole genome shotgun sequence genome containing:
- the LOC130966084 gene encoding autophagy-related protein 8C-like, encoding MAKSSFKMEHPLERRQAEAARIREKYPDRIPVIVERAEKSDVPEIDKKKYLVPADLTVGQFVYVVRKRIKLSPEKAIFIFVKNILPPTAAIMSAIYEENKDEDGFLYMTYSGENTFGVII